Part of the Bacillus andreraoultii genome is shown below.
CATTATTATGAAAAGAATCCTCCTCTTGAAGAGATTTTGCTTACGATGATTAAGAAAACGAATGAAATTGTTGATGAGTACCGTGTTGACATAAATAAAAAAGAAATGTCTGTTCATGAAGTACTAACGGTTGCTTCTTTAATTGAGGAAGAGGCGACAAAAGAAACAGACCGGAAAGCAATTTCTAGTGTATTCTATAATCGAATCAAGGCAGGTATGCCATTACAAACGGACCCAACAGTCATTTACGCGATTGGCAAACATCGAGAGCGACTCACCTTTAAGGATTATTATGAAGTGGAGGATCCATATAATACGTATTTAAACACGGGATTACCGCCTGGGCCAATCGCAAATAGTGGAAAGGTTTCGATAGAGGCAGCACTTTATCCAACAAGCACAGACTATTACTATTTCTTAGCAACTGCTGACGGAAAAGTACTATTTTCAAAAACGTTAGAAGAACATAATGAAAAATATGCGGAACATATAGAGAAGAAAAATCATTAATTTTATATAAAGATGGTTGTTTTCTCATAGATTATTTCTTCAACAAAGCTTATGAAAACAGCAACTTTTTTGATGAATTGAGTTGGACCTTCTACCTTTACCTTTTTACATTTTTATGGTAAAATAATACCCGTATATTTTTAATATGTAAAACAGTGTCATTCATAAAGGGATTATCGGTTAATTAAACCACCTTTATAATGACCTTTTTTCTTGTATTAGCGGATTTGCATGTACTTTGAAGGAGAAACATGAATGATTGATGAACATTTATTAAAATATTTATATGACCAACTACCCGGAGTTAAGCCGTTATATAGACAGATAGAACAATATGCTAGTGAGAGGAACGTTCCAATTATGGATCGTTACAGTATGGAAACTGTCCTCCAAATCTTACGAATATACCAGCCAAAGACAATTTTAGAAATTGGTTCTGCGATTGGCTATTCTGCATTACGAATGGCGGATGAAACTGGTGCGAAGGTAGTTACAATCGAGCGGGATGAAGAGCGATTCGTACAAGCAGAGCAAAATATTGCTCGTGATCATAAAGAAGACCAAATTGTTTTAATAAAAGGGGATGCATTCGAAGTTGTAACTCAAGTTCGTGCATATGCCCCTTTTGATTGTATTTTTATTGATGCTGCAAAAGGACAATATCAAAAGTTTTTTGAACTTTATACTCCTTTTTCTAATGATCGCAGTTTAATTATTACGGACAATGTTTTATTTAAAGGGTATGTTTATCGCGACGATGGAGAGAATAAACGTTTACAAAAATTAGGAAAGAAAATTGATCGATATAATGACTGGTTAGTTCATCATCCTGATTATCAAACAATTATTTTACCTGTTGGAGACGGTATAGCGATAAGCTTGAAAAAGTAATTCTATTGAGGTGGTAAAATGAGAAAACCCGAACTTTTAGTCACACCAACTCGTGTGGAAGATATAACTTCATTAATTGAAGCAGGGGCGGATGCGTTTTTAATTGGTGAAGTGAGATATGGTCTTCGTTTAGCTGGTGAATTTAAAAGAGACGATGTTATAAAGGCAATTGAAATAGCACATGCCGCAAACTGTAAAGTATATGTGGCAATGAATGCGATTTTTCATAATGAAAAAGTAGACGAGCTAGAGGATTATCTTCAGTTTTTACAAAATGCAGGTGCAGATGCTGTTGTTTATGGTGATCCTGCTGTTTTAATGGCAGCAAAAACCGTAACTCCACAAATGAAGTTACATTGGAGTACGGAAACATTGGCAACAAATTGGTATACTTGTAACTATTGGGGGAGAAAAGGAGCAGCACGTAGCGTTTTAGCTCGTGAATTAAGTATGGATGAGATCATTGAAATTAAAGAAAATGCGGAAGTAGAAATAGAAATTCTTGTCCATGGAATGAGTTGTATGTTTCAATCAAAACGTTCTTTATTAGGTAATTATTTCCAATACCAAGGAAAGTCTATGGAAATAATTCCTTCAGAAGACAATGGGAATTTATTTTTATATGACCCAGAACGGAATAGTAAGTATCCGGTTTTTGAAGATGAAAACGGAACTCATATTATGAGTGCGAATGATATTTGTATAATTGATGAACTACAAGAGCTTATTGAAGCAGGGATTGATTCATTTAAGATAGACGGTATTCTTAAATCAACAGACTATTTAGTTGAAGTAACAAAACTGTATCGAAAAGCAATTGATTTATGTGTTGAGAATACAGATCAGTACGATGAAATGAAAAATAATTGGTTAGAGAAAATAGAGGAAATTCAACCGAAAAATCGTGGCATTGATACAGGGTTT
Proteins encoded:
- a CDS encoding O-methyltransferase, translating into MIDEHLLKYLYDQLPGVKPLYRQIEQYASERNVPIMDRYSMETVLQILRIYQPKTILEIGSAIGYSALRMADETGAKVVTIERDEERFVQAEQNIARDHKEDQIVLIKGDAFEVVTQVRAYAPFDCIFIDAAKGQYQKFFELYTPFSNDRSLIITDNVLFKGYVYRDDGENKRLQKLGKKIDRYNDWLVHHPDYQTIILPVGDGIAISLKK
- a CDS encoding peptidase U32 family protein → MRKPELLVTPTRVEDITSLIEAGADAFLIGEVRYGLRLAGEFKRDDVIKAIEIAHAANCKVYVAMNAIFHNEKVDELEDYLQFLQNAGADAVVYGDPAVLMAAKTVTPQMKLHWSTETLATNWYTCNYWGRKGAARSVLARELSMDEIIEIKENAEVEIEILVHGMSCMFQSKRSLLGNYFQYQGKSMEIIPSEDNGNLFLYDPERNSKYPVFEDENGTHIMSANDICIIDELQELIEAGIDSFKIDGILKSTDYLVEVTKLYRKAIDLCVENTDQYDEMKNNWLEKIEEIQPKNRGIDTGFFFKETVY